In Lujinxingia vulgaris, the following are encoded in one genomic region:
- a CDS encoding proprotein convertase P-domain-containing protein — protein MAMNTKQWWLLAIGASLVLASCGEGTEVEGPNTDNGAVFAPPLENLDTLLDGAPENASLQNEAKGDEVFAPTNYDLIALQSPTANQGSRGVCSIFAAVALMEHLYIKEGTYPDKDFSEQYLQWSAKFEVNSFPNTSGSSSTYNLRAISDFGIVEEAFWPYESRPWGASDDERCVGDEAERPTECHTNGHPPQEAVDAEKWKLPSSRWISTRERDIKAIMKNKGTAVVAGGDFFYQSWNHGASSLPTNSEYARKGYVLYPNEADKADSRERPAGHAFLLVGWDDTLTVERLDENGEVMLDENGEPLTETGFFIFKNSWGTGSWGTDHADERMPDGYGYISYRYVEEFLSARATDIPVFEEPEPEPEPNPDDVCGETLSCREDSCVDSPLCDGEWESFSNLDEFEIPDNDPNGVISTIEVPGEGPAMEVQVDYIIEHSYAGDLEVRLFIPSGEHVVLQEADQAAGTELEGSFIVTSLQGEETGGNWSLQVVDSFGADTGVVLGWQLTILR, from the coding sequence ATGGCGATGAACACCAAGCAGTGGTGGTTGCTGGCGATCGGCGCGAGCCTCGTGCTGGCGAGCTGTGGCGAAGGCACCGAGGTCGAGGGGCCGAACACCGACAACGGCGCCGTCTTCGCGCCGCCGCTCGAAAACCTCGACACCCTCCTCGATGGCGCGCCCGAGAACGCCTCGCTTCAAAACGAAGCCAAGGGCGATGAGGTTTTTGCGCCGACCAACTACGATCTGATCGCGCTGCAGTCGCCCACCGCCAACCAGGGAAGCCGAGGGGTCTGCTCGATCTTTGCGGCCGTCGCCCTGATGGAGCACCTCTACATCAAGGAAGGCACCTACCCCGACAAAGACTTCTCCGAGCAGTACCTGCAGTGGTCGGCGAAGTTCGAGGTTAACTCCTTCCCCAACACCTCCGGCTCCAGCTCCACCTACAACCTGCGCGCGATCAGCGACTTCGGGATCGTCGAAGAGGCCTTCTGGCCCTACGAGTCGCGTCCCTGGGGCGCCTCCGACGATGAGCGCTGCGTGGGCGATGAGGCCGAGCGCCCCACCGAGTGCCACACCAACGGGCACCCGCCTCAGGAGGCCGTCGACGCCGAGAAGTGGAAGCTTCCCTCGAGTCGCTGGATCTCCACGCGTGAGCGCGACATCAAAGCGATCATGAAGAATAAGGGCACCGCGGTGGTCGCCGGCGGTGACTTCTTCTACCAGTCGTGGAACCACGGTGCCTCCTCGCTTCCGACCAACAGCGAGTACGCCCGCAAAGGCTACGTCCTCTACCCCAATGAGGCCGACAAGGCCGACAGCCGCGAGCGGCCGGCCGGTCACGCCTTCCTGCTGGTGGGCTGGGACGACACCCTGACCGTGGAGCGCCTCGATGAGAATGGCGAGGTGATGCTCGATGAGAATGGCGAGCCGCTCACCGAGACGGGCTTCTTCATCTTCAAAAACAGCTGGGGCACCGGCAGCTGGGGCACCGATCACGCCGACGAGCGCATGCCCGACGGCTACGGCTACATCTCCTACCGCTACGTCGAAGAGTTCTTGAGCGCTCGCGCCACCGACATCCCGGTGTTTGAAGAGCCGGAGCCCGAGCCCGAGCCCAACCCCGATGATGTCTGTGGCGAGACCCTCAGCTGCCGGGAGGATAGTTGCGTTGACTCTCCGCTCTGTGATGGGGAATGGGAGAGCTTCTCGAACCTTGATGAGTTCGAGATTCCCGACAACGATCCCAACGGCGTGATCAGCACCATCGAAGTTCCCGGCGAAGGTCCCGCTATGGAAGTTCAGGTCGATTACATCATCGAGCACTCCTACGCCGGGGATCTGGAAGTTCGTCTCTTCATCCCCAGTGGTGAGCATGTCGTTCTGCAGGAAGCCGACCAGGCTGCGGGTACCGAGCTTGAGGGCAGCTTTATTGTCACGAGTCTGCAAGGTGAGGAGACCGGAGGAAACTGGTCGTTGCAGGTGGTCGATAGCTTCGGCGCCGATACCGGCGTGGTTCTGGGATGGCAGTTGACCATCCTCCGCTAA
- a CDS encoding FG-GAP-like repeat-containing protein, translated as MVRRASLSTRLAGSALSLLFALGATACSGCDDEGLSGTHACVADEDCEGAGRCVADRCVDADVGGDTDFLDGGEDSGVDAQDDADATLECGAEESACAGVCCTAAQVCLGEACVDTRGACERTEECALDEICEPSIGQCLPRDQVAVCEYRPPVGELEPAPGCTWVPDGLEFANRGDVVAVPVVANLSDDNGDGVTDTDDIPDIVFPSFNRNSQGCCNVDATVRVVEGRCAEDGTMRTIASISEPPINNDSGLALADLDGDEVAEIIGVTRNAAGRPQGTVAFRRISDDGSQWEPMWHNEDYPTWDVHTRGGANASVADLDADGQPEVIIGNVVLNGQSGVLKWDGVVTSADHAGGPGGIGNNAFLGPAATVADVTLDDTQEVIAGNTLYNHRGEVLWTYAFTSQNSSCQGPLSCDGFNAVARFEDGPHPNIVLVRRGEIIVLDHQGQEVWKIGVPLDNCTNGNEAGPPTIADFDGDGIPEIGTAGADFYVVAKRECDVDDWQDLGCSDRGILWKTANQDCSSRATASSVFDFEGDGKAEVVYADEQNFYILDGTTGEVLFVDGQHESNTRIEMPVIADVDNDGAAEVLVASAYGNRGSRPGLWVWKDARNNWVRTRRIWNQHAYSVTNITEEGQVPRIPERNWENGRLNNFRQNVQPDGLFDAPDLVVEEVTTNQVTCGVEGELRISVVVGNEGARSVPQGTPVLVTLSRNGTFLLDERLELSEALLPGNTERFELSMEVPNALLQAEFELGVGVDPDNRYNECNEDNNEALVEGVQCRIIG; from the coding sequence ATGGTTCGACGTGCATCTTTATCTACTCGACTCGCCGGCAGCGCCCTCTCGCTGCTTTTTGCCCTGGGGGCCACGGCCTGCTCGGGCTGTGATGATGAGGGTCTCAGCGGGACGCACGCGTGCGTGGCCGACGAAGACTGCGAGGGGGCGGGGCGTTGCGTGGCCGATCGCTGCGTGGATGCCGACGTCGGTGGCGACACAGATTTCCTGGACGGTGGAGAAGACAGCGGCGTCGACGCGCAGGATGACGCCGACGCCACGCTGGAATGCGGCGCCGAGGAGAGCGCTTGCGCCGGCGTCTGCTGCACTGCCGCGCAGGTCTGCCTTGGCGAGGCGTGCGTCGATACGCGCGGGGCGTGTGAGCGCACAGAAGAGTGCGCGCTCGACGAGATCTGCGAGCCTTCCATCGGGCAGTGCCTTCCCCGCGACCAGGTTGCCGTCTGCGAGTACCGACCCCCGGTCGGTGAACTGGAGCCTGCGCCCGGCTGCACCTGGGTGCCCGACGGGCTGGAGTTTGCAAATCGAGGCGATGTGGTGGCGGTGCCGGTTGTCGCAAACCTCAGCGATGATAATGGCGACGGCGTCACCGACACCGACGACATCCCCGACATCGTCTTCCCCTCGTTCAACCGCAACAGCCAGGGCTGCTGCAACGTCGACGCCACGGTGCGCGTGGTGGAGGGGCGCTGCGCAGAAGACGGCACCATGCGCACCATCGCCTCGATCAGCGAGCCGCCGATCAACAACGACTCCGGCCTGGCGCTGGCGGACCTGGATGGCGACGAGGTCGCCGAGATCATCGGCGTGACGCGCAACGCCGCCGGGCGTCCCCAGGGCACCGTGGCGTTTCGGCGCATCAGCGACGATGGCAGCCAGTGGGAGCCGATGTGGCATAATGAGGACTATCCCACCTGGGATGTTCATACCCGTGGAGGTGCCAACGCCTCGGTGGCCGATCTCGACGCCGACGGGCAACCCGAGGTCATCATCGGCAACGTCGTGCTCAACGGCCAGAGCGGCGTGCTCAAATGGGACGGCGTGGTCACCAGCGCCGATCACGCCGGCGGCCCGGGGGGCATCGGCAACAACGCGTTTCTGGGACCGGCGGCCACGGTGGCCGACGTGACCCTCGACGACACCCAGGAGGTCATCGCCGGCAACACCCTCTACAACCACCGCGGAGAGGTGTTGTGGACCTACGCCTTCACCTCGCAGAACTCCAGCTGTCAGGGGCCTTTAAGCTGCGACGGGTTCAACGCCGTGGCGCGTTTTGAAGACGGCCCCCACCCTAACATCGTGCTGGTGCGTCGCGGAGAGATCATCGTGCTCGATCACCAGGGCCAGGAGGTCTGGAAGATCGGCGTGCCGCTGGACAACTGCACCAACGGCAATGAGGCCGGCCCGCCCACGATCGCCGACTTCGACGGCGACGGGATCCCCGAGATCGGCACCGCCGGCGCAGACTTCTACGTGGTGGCCAAGCGGGAGTGCGACGTCGACGACTGGCAAGATCTGGGCTGCTCCGATCGCGGCATCCTCTGGAAGACGGCCAACCAGGACTGCTCCAGCCGCGCGACCGCCTCCAGCGTCTTCGACTTCGAGGGCGACGGCAAAGCCGAGGTTGTCTACGCCGATGAGCAGAACTTCTACATCCTCGACGGGACCACCGGTGAGGTGCTCTTTGTGGACGGGCAGCACGAGAGCAACACGCGCATCGAGATGCCGGTGATCGCCGACGTCGATAACGACGGGGCGGCCGAGGTGCTGGTGGCCTCGGCCTACGGCAACCGCGGAAGTCGCCCCGGGCTGTGGGTCTGGAAGGACGCGCGCAACAACTGGGTGCGCACCCGCCGCATCTGGAATCAGCACGCCTACTCGGTGACCAATATCACCGAGGAGGGGCAAGTGCCGCGAATTCCGGAGCGAAACTGGGAGAACGGGCGGCTGAACAACTTCCGCCAGAACGTTCAGCCCGACGGCCTCTTCGACGCGCCGGATCTGGTCGTGGAGGAGGTCACCACCAACCAGGTCACCTGCGGGGTGGAGGGGGAACTTCGGATCAGCGTGGTCGTGGGTAACGAGGGCGCGCGCAGCGTGCCGCAGGGCACACCGGTTCTCGTGACCCTCTCCCGCAACGGCACCTTTTTGCTCGATGAACGTCTTGAGCTCAGCGAGGCGCTGTTGCCCGGCAACACCGAGCGTTTTGAGCTGAGCATGGAGGTGCCCAACGCCCTGCTGCAGGCCGAGTTCGAACTTGGCGTGGGAGTCGACCCGGACAACCGCTACAACGAGTGCAACGAAGACAACAACGAAGCGCTCGTGGAAGGGGTGCAATGCCGCATCATCGGCTGA
- a CDS encoding c-type heme family protein, translating into MKRAGGSSGNAWKRSSLLSVAMLAGALLLGACERSPASTQEGEEAPGTEIAEGEAQQQGASAPATTQEAGDEGGETLPAGWSQLEAERLSPDQQSQLERARQARQALASTLMGRVMGVVQEKGAPAAVEVCHREAGVLTAEVGREHGVRIGRFSEKLRNADNQPPQWAAAMANEAGEERVGVGPQQELAVLSPIRIAAPCLTCHGERESLAPQVARAIETYYPEDRATGYAEGDLRGWFWVEVPGS; encoded by the coding sequence GTGAAGCGTGCTGGCGGAAGTTCGGGAAACGCGTGGAAACGATCGTCGCTTTTGAGCGTGGCGATGCTGGCAGGCGCGCTGCTGCTGGGCGCGTGCGAGCGCTCGCCAGCATCAACGCAGGAGGGTGAGGAGGCTCCCGGGACCGAGATCGCCGAGGGTGAAGCACAGCAGCAGGGCGCTTCTGCGCCGGCCACCACGCAAGAAGCGGGCGATGAGGGGGGCGAGACGCTGCCCGCGGGCTGGAGTCAGCTGGAAGCGGAGCGCCTGAGCCCCGACCAGCAGTCGCAGCTGGAGCGGGCCCGGCAAGCGCGTCAGGCCCTGGCGAGCACCCTGATGGGGCGAGTGATGGGGGTGGTGCAGGAGAAGGGCGCGCCGGCGGCGGTGGAGGTCTGTCATCGTGAGGCGGGGGTGCTGACTGCGGAGGTGGGCCGCGAGCACGGGGTGCGCATCGGACGTTTTTCCGAAAAGCTGCGAAACGCCGACAACCAGCCGCCGCAGTGGGCCGCCGCGATGGCCAACGAGGCGGGTGAGGAGCGGGTGGGCGTGGGGCCACAGCAGGAGCTTGCGGTGCTCAGCCCGATTCGCATCGCCGCGCCGTGTCTTACCTGCCACGGAGAGCGAGAGTCGCTGGCGCCGCAGGTCGCCCGGGCGATCGAGACCTACTATCCCGAAGACCGGGCCACCGGCTATGCCGAGGGCGATCTGCGGGGTTGGTTCTGGGTGGAAGTGCCGGGAAGTTGA
- a CDS encoding thioredoxin family protein, whose translation MTVKELTTQAEVEAIMEPGGPAALIDFWAGWCGPCKMMAPQFEAAAEQMADQPVAFYKLDTETYPALARAFNVRSLPTLIAVREGQIQEVSIGAKSAAQIVSLAQRINPDRPPGFFKKLFGG comes from the coding sequence ATGACGGTGAAAGAACTGACGACGCAGGCCGAGGTTGAGGCGATCATGGAGCCAGGCGGTCCGGCCGCGCTGATCGACTTCTGGGCGGGATGGTGCGGCCCCTGCAAGATGATGGCCCCGCAGTTTGAGGCGGCCGCCGAGCAGATGGCCGACCAGCCGGTGGCGTTTTACAAGCTCGATACCGAGACCTACCCGGCGCTTGCCCGGGCGTTTAACGTGCGCAGCCTTCCGACACTCATCGCGGTGCGGGAGGGACAGATCCAGGAGGTCTCGATCGGGGCGAAGAGCGCCGCGCAGATCGTGTCTCTGGCGCAGCGCATCAACCCGGACCGTCCGCCGGGATTTTTCAAAAAGCTCTTTGGCGGGTGA